A single region of the Streptomyces sp. NBC_00236 genome encodes:
- a CDS encoding transglycosylase domain-containing protein — MSEHRRKMPQPQGGGRAAARRAAQQSTGRRAAPSRGVTSESPSDSYGEDSPYGGRAAARRAAQRGGGGRGGSDGGGGGRRRGGGDGGHEGPGRGRGRGSQRPAKKRFIDYPRAGRYGVRRWMPSWKLVSGLCIAFLGLLMGLAGLAYAMVAKPEVQAAAKAENNVYFWKDGSQMVATGGDVNRQIIDYAQIPEAMRNAVISAENKTFDTDHGIDPMGIARAVFNMAKGGQTQGGSTITQQYVKNSRLSQDQTLSRKFEELFITLKVGSEMDKKQIMAGYLNVSYYGRGASGIQAAARTYYGKDAKALDPSQCAFLATLLKGASYYDPAGAVEVDPVEATPEKNTARAIKRWKWILDEEVKDGRMEQSERDKYTEFPMPDKPKKDAQLGGQIGYLVAMARSNFLSNYDITRDQLDQGGYEIHTTFDKKKVAQLSKAVKRVYDEKIDLKKRPTKDTHVQFGGSSVNPKTGAIEAIYGGVDATKHYTSNADPTGAAVGSTFKPFVLAAAMEYGKRDPSGGPEQDESQRTKVSPKSIYNGDNKLKIKKYNGDVWTDENGKEWLQVNDGDDSLGNVTLREAMRVSANSPYVQLGMDVGTDKVKDVALAAGLKDDQYMANASVPSFSIGTSSPSTTRMAGAYATFAASGQQREPFSVTEVKKGGEVVYQHKVVAKSAFSNIIADNVTDVLKNVVDKGTGTPAKLPGRDVAGKTGTTDDNLSAWFVGYTPQLSTAISMYRLDDNEKNKDRKFLKMYGTGGETSIHGASFPAQIWHDYMAEALDGQEKLSFPKPEPIGETVYGGGAKSPTPTPTPTPTPTPTETETVKPSPTPENPTPDPSQTTCGTWDVNCQNNNGGNSTGWTDGGADAGTTDGGTGGTDAGTTTGTTEGETDGGTSPSPDTGGAGNANSNGTGWIGGGG, encoded by the coding sequence ATGAGCGAGCACCGTCGCAAGATGCCGCAACCGCAAGGTGGCGGGCGTGCCGCGGCCAGACGAGCCGCCCAGCAGTCCACTGGACGCCGCGCGGCACCGTCACGTGGAGTGACGTCTGAATCACCTTCCGATTCCTATGGCGAGGATTCCCCGTACGGCGGGCGCGCCGCGGCCAGACGGGCCGCACAGCGCGGCGGCGGTGGCCGCGGCGGCTCCGACGGCGGGGGCGGCGGCCGACGTCGCGGAGGCGGGGACGGCGGCCACGAGGGCCCCGGCCGTGGGCGTGGGCGCGGAAGCCAGCGTCCGGCCAAGAAGCGCTTCATCGACTACCCGCGAGCCGGCAGGTACGGCGTGCGGCGCTGGATGCCGTCGTGGAAGCTGGTCTCCGGGCTGTGCATCGCCTTTCTCGGCCTTCTGATGGGGCTCGCCGGCCTTGCGTACGCGATGGTCGCCAAACCCGAGGTCCAGGCGGCCGCGAAGGCGGAGAACAACGTCTACTTCTGGAAAGACGGCTCGCAGATGGTGGCCACCGGCGGTGATGTCAACCGCCAGATCATCGACTACGCCCAGATCCCGGAAGCGATGCGCAACGCCGTCATCTCGGCGGAGAACAAGACCTTCGACACCGACCACGGCATCGACCCGATGGGCATCGCCCGGGCCGTGTTCAACATGGCCAAGGGCGGCCAGACCCAGGGTGGCTCGACGATCACCCAGCAGTACGTGAAGAACTCGCGGCTCTCGCAGGACCAGACCCTGAGCCGCAAGTTCGAAGAACTCTTCATCACGCTGAAGGTCGGCAGCGAGATGGACAAGAAGCAGATCATGGCGGGGTACCTCAACGTCTCGTACTACGGACGTGGCGCCTCCGGCATCCAGGCGGCAGCCCGTACGTACTACGGCAAGGACGCCAAGGCGCTGGACCCGAGCCAGTGCGCCTTCCTGGCCACCCTGCTCAAGGGGGCCAGCTACTACGACCCCGCGGGTGCCGTGGAGGTCGACCCGGTGGAGGCGACCCCGGAGAAGAACACGGCACGGGCGATCAAGCGCTGGAAGTGGATCCTTGACGAGGAGGTCAAGGACGGCCGCATGGAGCAGTCGGAACGCGACAAGTACACCGAGTTCCCGATGCCCGACAAGCCGAAGAAGGACGCTCAGCTGGGCGGCCAGATCGGCTACCTCGTCGCCATGGCCCGGTCCAACTTCCTCAGCAACTACGACATCACCCGCGACCAGCTCGACCAGGGCGGCTACGAGATCCACACGACCTTCGACAAGAAGAAGGTCGCCCAGCTCAGCAAGGCCGTCAAGCGGGTCTACGACGAGAAGATCGACCTCAAGAAGCGCCCCACGAAGGACACCCACGTCCAGTTCGGCGGCTCGTCGGTGAATCCGAAGACCGGAGCCATCGAGGCGATCTACGGCGGTGTCGACGCGACGAAGCACTACACCAGCAACGCCGATCCCACCGGCGCCGCGGTCGGCTCGACCTTCAAGCCGTTCGTCCTGGCGGCAGCGATGGAGTACGGCAAGCGGGATCCCTCGGGCGGTCCCGAGCAGGACGAGTCGCAGCGTACGAAGGTCTCGCCGAAGAGCATCTACAACGGCGACAACAAGCTGAAGATCAAGAAGTACAACGGCGACGTCTGGACGGACGAGAACGGCAAGGAGTGGCTCCAGGTCAACGACGGGGACGACTCGCTGGGCAACGTCACCCTGCGCGAGGCGATGCGGGTGTCCGCCAACTCTCCCTACGTGCAGCTGGGCATGGACGTCGGCACCGACAAGGTGAAGGACGTGGCCCTCGCTGCGGGCCTGAAGGACGACCAGTACATGGCGAACGCGAGCGTGCCGTCGTTCTCGATCGGCACCTCCTCGCCCAGTACGACCCGTATGGCCGGGGCGTACGCCACCTTCGCGGCCAGCGGCCAGCAGCGTGAGCCCTTCTCGGTGACCGAGGTGAAGAAGGGCGGCGAGGTCGTCTACCAGCACAAGGTGGTGGCCAAGAGCGCCTTCTCCAACATCATCGCCGACAACGTCACCGACGTCCTCAAGAACGTCGTCGACAAGGGAACCGGCACACCGGCCAAGCTTCCCGGGCGGGACGTCGCGGGCAAGACGGGTACGACGGACGACAACCTGTCCGCCTGGTTCGTGGGCTACACGCCGCAGTTGTCGACCGCGATCAGCATGTACCGGCTGGACGACAACGAGAAGAACAAGGACCGCAAGTTCCTGAAGATGTACGGCACCGGTGGTGAGACGTCGATCCACGGTGCGTCGTTCCCCGCGCAGATCTGGCACGACTACATGGCCGAGGCGTTGGACGGCCAGGAGAAGCTGTCCTTCCCGAAGCCGGAGCCGATCGGCGAAACGGTCTACGGAGGCGGAGCGAAGAGCCCCACGCCGACGCCCACGCCGACGCCCACCCCGACGCCGACCGAGACGGAGACCGTCAAGCCGTCTCCCACTCCTGAGAACCCCACGCCCGACCCGTCGCAGACGACCTGCGGCACGTGGGACGTGAACTGCCAGAACAACAACGGCGGCAATTCCACAGGCTGGACCGACGGCGGCGCCGACGCCGGGACGACCGACGGCGGGACCGGCGGCACGGATGCCGGGACCACCACCGGAACCACGGAGGGCGAGACCGACGGGGGTACCAGCCCCTCGCCCGACACAGGTGGCGCCGGCAACGCCAACAGCAACGGGACCGGCTGGATCGGCGGCGGCGGATAG
- a CDS encoding glycosyltransferase family 87 protein yields MPSAEDTSVHQERSVVRPTHQDEIAAAGSELIGGRSGRWTRLGSTALTPVGAVALVAIGMFALGMVQKLPCYNWAWFRGAGSQYTHACYSDIPHLYSGRGFAEGLVPYFDRLPGDMQFLEYPVLTGVFMQVAAWFTPGGSMQEQEQAYWLVNAGMLMICTAVLAVCVARTHRRRPWDGLLVALAPAFALTATINWDLLAVALTAAAMLMWSRSRPLAFGILIGLATAAKLYPVFLLGPAFVLCWRAGKWREFSVATLGAAASWLVVNLPVMVFAPEGWKKFYTFSQERSIDFGSFWLVITQRTGESIEVSTVNTVSTLATVGLCAAIGALTLTAPRRPRFAQLAFLVVAVFILVNKVYSPQYVLWLIPLAVLARPRWRDFLIWQACEVMYFLGIWMYLAYTTSGDKHQGLPTEGYQLAIVLHLLGTLYLCAVVVRDILMPERDVVRRDGSDDPSGGVLDGAEDVFVLGHAAAHPPRHAAFTETGPRVEWGTAGTPAAD; encoded by the coding sequence ATGCCAAGCGCAGAGGACACGAGCGTGCACCAGGAACGGTCCGTCGTACGGCCCACGCACCAGGACGAGATCGCCGCGGCCGGCAGCGAGTTGATCGGTGGGAGGTCGGGGCGCTGGACCCGGCTCGGCAGCACCGCGCTCACCCCCGTGGGCGCTGTCGCGCTGGTGGCGATCGGGATGTTCGCGCTCGGTATGGTGCAGAAGCTGCCCTGCTACAACTGGGCGTGGTTCAGGGGTGCGGGCTCGCAGTACACCCATGCCTGCTACTCCGACATTCCGCATCTGTACTCCGGACGCGGCTTCGCCGAGGGTCTGGTGCCGTACTTCGACCGGCTGCCCGGTGACATGCAGTTCCTGGAGTACCCGGTCCTCACCGGTGTGTTCATGCAGGTCGCCGCCTGGTTCACCCCGGGCGGCTCCATGCAGGAGCAGGAACAGGCCTACTGGCTCGTCAACGCGGGCATGCTGATGATCTGCACCGCCGTCCTGGCCGTGTGTGTCGCACGCACACACCGCCGCCGCCCCTGGGACGGCCTGCTGGTGGCGCTGGCGCCCGCGTTCGCCCTCACGGCCACCATCAACTGGGACCTGCTGGCCGTCGCCCTCACGGCCGCGGCGATGCTCATGTGGTCCCGGAGCCGCCCCCTCGCGTTCGGCATTCTGATCGGGCTGGCCACGGCCGCCAAGCTCTATCCCGTGTTCCTGCTGGGCCCGGCCTTCGTCCTGTGCTGGCGGGCCGGGAAGTGGCGGGAGTTCTCGGTGGCGACGCTCGGCGCGGCCGCCTCCTGGCTGGTGGTCAACCTGCCGGTGATGGTGTTCGCGCCCGAGGGCTGGAAGAAGTTCTACACCTTCAGCCAGGAGCGCTCGATCGACTTCGGCTCCTTCTGGCTGGTCATCACCCAGCGCACCGGTGAATCCATCGAGGTCTCCACGGTCAACACGGTCTCCACGCTGGCGACGGTCGGCCTGTGCGCAGCGATCGGGGCGCTGACGCTGACGGCACCGCGCCGGCCGCGCTTCGCCCAGCTGGCGTTTCTCGTCGTCGCGGTGTTCATCCTCGTCAACAAGGTCTACTCACCGCAGTACGTGCTGTGGCTGATCCCGCTCGCCGTGCTGGCCAGGCCGCGCTGGCGGGACTTCCTGATCTGGCAGGCGTGCGAGGTCATGTACTTCCTGGGCATCTGGATGTACCTCGCCTACACGACGAGCGGGGACAAGCACCAGGGACTGCCGACGGAGGGCTATCAGCTGGCGATCGTCCTGCACCTGCTGGGCACGCTCTACCTCTGCGCCGTGGTCGTACGGGACATCCTGATGCCGGAGCGCGACGTGGTGCGGCGTGACGGCTCGGACGATCCGTCGGGCGGGGTTCTCGACGGGGCCGAGGACGTCTTCGTCCTCGGGCACGCGGCGGCGCATCCGCCGCGCCATGCCGCGTTCACCGAGACGGGACCGCGAGTGGAATGGGGCACGGCGGGCACGCCGGCCGCCGACTGA
- a CDS encoding alanine racemase, translating into MALSLYVDTARWRAHQKSVLDQFPGLVPVCKGNGYGFGHERLADEAIRFGSDILAVGTTYEAARIKDWFSGDLLVLTPFRRGEEPVPLPDRVIRSVSSVDGVHALVGARVVIECMSSMKRHGVKEEELGQLHAAIEDVRLEGFALHLPLDRTDGSDAVEEVIAWMDRLRAARLPLHTMFVSHLRAEELGRLQQQFPQTRFRARIGTRLWLGDHEATEYRGAVLDVTRVVKGDRFGYRQQKAASDGWLVVVAGGTSHGVGLEAPKALHGVMPRAKGVARAGLATVNRNLSPFVWAGKQRWFAEPPHMQVSILFVPSDAEEPRVGDELVAHLRHTTTQFDRLVDR; encoded by the coding sequence ATGGCGCTCTCCCTGTACGTCGACACCGCGCGCTGGCGGGCGCACCAGAAATCCGTGCTCGACCAGTTCCCCGGCCTGGTACCGGTCTGCAAGGGCAACGGGTACGGCTTCGGCCACGAGCGGCTGGCCGACGAGGCGATCCGTTTCGGCTCCGACATCCTCGCGGTCGGCACCACCTACGAAGCGGCCCGCATCAAGGACTGGTTCAGCGGTGATCTGCTGGTGCTCACGCCGTTCCGGCGGGGCGAGGAGCCGGTGCCGCTGCCCGACCGGGTCATCCGCTCCGTCTCCTCCGTGGACGGCGTGCACGCGCTGGTGGGCGCCCGTGTCGTCATCGAGTGCATGAGCTCGATGAAGCGCCACGGCGTCAAGGAGGAGGAGCTCGGGCAGCTGCACGCCGCCATCGAGGACGTGCGCCTCGAGGGTTTCGCCCTGCACCTCCCGCTGGACCGGACGGACGGCTCGGACGCGGTCGAAGAGGTCATCGCCTGGATGGACCGTCTCCGGGCGGCCCGGCTGCCGCTGCACACGATGTTCGTGAGCCACCTGCGTGCCGAGGAGCTGGGCCGGCTGCAGCAGCAGTTCCCGCAGACCCGGTTCCGCGCCCGCATCGGCACCCGGCTGTGGCTGGGTGACCACGAGGCGACGGAGTACCGGGGCGCGGTGCTCGACGTCACGCGCGTCGTCAAGGGCGACCGGTTCGGCTACCGGCAGCAGAAGGCCGCCTCCGACGGCTGGCTGGTCGTCGTCGCGGGCGGCACGTCGCACGGCGTGGGCCTGGAGGCCCCGAAGGCCCTGCACGGTGTGATGCCGCGCGCCAAGGGGGTCGCCCGGGCGGGGCTGGCCACCGTCAACCGCAACCTGTCGCCGTTCGTCTGGGCCGGCAAGCAGCGCTGGTTCGCCGAGCCGCCGCACATGCAGGTGTCGATCCTGTTCGTGCCCTCGGACGCGGAGGAGCCACGGGTGGGCGACGAACTGGTGGCCCATCTGCGTCACACGACGACCCAGTTCGACCGGCTCGTCGACCGCTGA